A genomic stretch from Telmatocola sphagniphila includes:
- a CDS encoding efflux RND transporter permease subunit, producing the protein MLARFFIDRPVLAWVISLVIVMIGGISSALLPVAQYPLVTPPTVRVTATYAGANAQVVADTVAAPIEQQVVGVENMLYMNSASNNDGSYTLDVTFDLGTDINMAQVLLQNRVAIAQPVLPDVVKAVGVTVRKRSPDMLLIVNLYSDNDPKTGNPYYNNLYLSNYATINLVDRLTRVEGVGDVFSFGGQDYSLRIWLDANKMQSRSLTAGDVIAVLREQNIQVAAGQVGQPPISNGTRFDFQYSMSTKGRLAEPKDFEDIVVKTGADGAVTYLKDVARCELGAKNLDQNLTLDGRPSVGIAIFQLPGSNALDVADRIRLLMHEEEKKFPEGLRFGIVYDSTPFVRESIREVFHTLRDAVILVALVVLLFLQDWRSLMLPVIDVGVSLIGTFAVMKLMGFSLNNLTLFGLVLAIGIVVDDSIVVLENIERWLEKGLPVREATIRAMSEITGPIVAITLVLSSVLLPSAFLGGITGQFFRQFALTISASMLISAINAMTMTPARATSIFAGRKHGEGHGNDGKEALPWWSFCILGGVASIWFLTPSLGHFFGIASAEDLESLDALPGGVKATLWSWLGYVVLFIPGAIPGGIVGVAIIRPVNWFLGKFFKAFNSVFELGTRIYGKTVGWCLRLSVIMLLVYIGLIGLTGYGFTLLPQGFIPTQDKGRLILMVSLPDSASLERTKAVCKKIDKIVLETPGVANIINGAGRSFVLNAMSSNLASGFIPLKPFHERRGPGLNADGIASILRKRFREEIPEAKINVFGVPPVDGLGTAGGFKLMVQAAGDVDYGALQEQADHLAAQGNKMAHPGVEAILNPDYNPAIDPISKQYLGDPPAVIGALDSFRAKMPQLYVDVNRVKAKAMGVELTDVFDALQANMGSYYVNDFNKFGRTWQVNVQADSKFRMTAQDVRQLRIRNNRGDMVPMGSVAQVVEKPGPLQIVRYNMFPAAPINGAILPGISTGEIQAIMEQEAEGMPRQFSVDWTELSYLQKLSGTVREFRDLQNNPYSAFVLGTLLVFFVLAGLYESWSLPMAVILIVPMVLLSALFGVILAKMDLNIFVQVGFVVLAGLAAKNAILIVEFARDRQLQGVPAFDAAVEAATVRLRPILMTSFAFTLGVFPLVISHGAGAEMRRTLGTAVFSGMIGVTFFGIFLTPVFFYVIRRRFKPPLVQQ; encoded by the coding sequence ATGCTGGCACGTTTTTTTATCGATCGCCCCGTTTTGGCCTGGGTGATTTCGCTGGTGATTGTCATGATCGGGGGAATCTCCTCCGCCCTTTTGCCCGTGGCCCAGTACCCGCTAGTCACCCCTCCTACCGTTCGTGTAACCGCCACATATGCCGGAGCTAACGCGCAGGTGGTCGCCGACACTGTGGCCGCACCGATCGAGCAGCAAGTAGTCGGTGTCGAGAATATGCTCTACATGAATTCGGCGAGCAATAATGACGGCTCTTACACCCTCGACGTGACTTTCGATCTCGGCACCGACATTAACATGGCTCAGGTGTTATTGCAAAACCGCGTCGCCATCGCTCAACCGGTGTTGCCAGATGTCGTCAAGGCCGTGGGAGTTACCGTCCGTAAGCGCTCCCCCGATATGCTGTTGATCGTCAACCTCTATTCCGACAACGACCCGAAGACTGGCAATCCCTACTACAACAACCTCTATCTAAGTAATTATGCCACCATTAACCTCGTTGATCGCCTCACGCGCGTTGAAGGAGTAGGCGATGTCTTCTCGTTCGGAGGGCAAGATTATTCCTTGCGCATCTGGCTCGACGCAAACAAAATGCAGTCCCGCAGTTTGACGGCCGGAGACGTCATCGCCGTTCTGCGCGAACAGAACATCCAGGTTGCAGCAGGCCAGGTTGGCCAACCCCCGATCTCCAATGGAACGCGCTTCGATTTCCAATACTCGATGAGTACGAAGGGCAGACTGGCCGAACCGAAGGATTTTGAAGATATCGTGGTGAAAACCGGCGCGGATGGTGCGGTGACCTACTTGAAGGATGTGGCCCGCTGCGAACTCGGGGCGAAGAATCTCGATCAGAATCTCACACTCGATGGTCGACCCTCAGTGGGAATAGCCATTTTCCAGTTGCCGGGATCGAACGCACTGGATGTGGCTGACCGCATTCGGTTGCTGATGCACGAAGAGGAAAAGAAGTTTCCGGAAGGGTTGAGATTCGGCATCGTTTACGACTCGACTCCGTTCGTCCGAGAATCCATTCGCGAAGTGTTTCACACCCTTCGTGATGCCGTCATCCTGGTCGCCCTCGTGGTGCTGTTGTTCCTGCAGGACTGGCGTTCGCTTATGCTACCAGTGATCGATGTTGGTGTATCGCTGATCGGTACGTTCGCTGTGATGAAGCTCATGGGCTTTTCACTGAACAACCTCACGCTCTTCGGTCTGGTACTCGCGATCGGGATCGTTGTGGATGACTCCATTGTAGTGCTGGAAAACATAGAACGCTGGCTGGAAAAAGGTCTGCCGGTTCGCGAGGCCACCATACGCGCTATGAGCGAAATCACCGGCCCGATCGTGGCCATTACATTAGTGCTCAGTTCAGTTTTGCTACCCAGTGCCTTCCTCGGGGGAATCACCGGTCAGTTCTTCCGACAGTTCGCGCTAACCATCTCCGCGTCGATGCTCATCTCGGCGATCAATGCCATGACAATGACCCCAGCTCGTGCGACTTCGATTTTCGCAGGCCGTAAACATGGCGAGGGACACGGCAATGACGGCAAGGAAGCTTTACCCTGGTGGAGTTTCTGCATCTTAGGCGGTGTCGCGAGCATCTGGTTTCTCACCCCCTCTCTCGGCCACTTTTTTGGAATCGCCTCTGCCGAGGATCTCGAAAGCTTGGATGCCTTGCCCGGCGGCGTCAAAGCCACACTTTGGAGTTGGCTTGGGTACGTCGTCCTGTTTATCCCGGGGGCGATCCCCGGCGGGATTGTAGGCGTGGCAATCATCCGACCGGTAAACTGGTTCCTGGGCAAGTTTTTCAAAGCATTTAATTCCGTGTTTGAGTTAGGCACCAGAATTTATGGGAAGACCGTGGGTTGGTGTCTTCGACTGTCTGTTATCATGCTTCTGGTTTACATCGGCCTCATCGGGTTGACCGGTTACGGCTTCACTCTTCTGCCGCAAGGCTTTATTCCTACGCAAGATAAGGGGCGATTGATCTTGATGGTCTCGCTCCCTGATTCAGCCTCTCTGGAACGGACCAAGGCCGTCTGCAAAAAGATCGACAAGATCGTGCTGGAAACGCCTGGAGTGGCGAACATCATCAACGGAGCAGGACGTTCGTTCGTACTCAATGCGATGAGTTCCAACCTGGCGTCTGGCTTCATTCCCCTCAAACCGTTCCACGAGCGCCGCGGGCCGGGATTGAATGCCGATGGCATAGCGTCCATCTTGCGTAAACGCTTCCGTGAAGAGATTCCGGAAGCCAAGATCAATGTGTTCGGAGTTCCGCCCGTGGACGGACTGGGCACGGCCGGGGGTTTCAAACTCATGGTGCAGGCGGCGGGAGATGTGGATTATGGGGCATTACAGGAACAGGCCGACCATCTGGCAGCTCAGGGCAACAAGATGGCTCATCCAGGAGTGGAAGCCATACTAAACCCCGATTACAACCCCGCCATCGATCCGATATCGAAGCAATACCTCGGAGATCCTCCGGCAGTGATCGGCGCATTGGATAGTTTTCGGGCCAAGATGCCGCAACTCTATGTGGACGTCAACCGAGTGAAAGCGAAGGCGATGGGGGTAGAGCTTACCGATGTATTCGACGCGCTTCAGGCGAATATGGGTAGCTACTACGTCAACGACTTCAACAAATTCGGACGCACCTGGCAAGTCAACGTTCAGGCTGATTCGAAATTCCGCATGACGGCCCAAGACGTTCGGCAACTGCGCATCCGCAATAACCGGGGAGACATGGTGCCGATGGGATCCGTGGCTCAAGTAGTCGAAAAACCTGGGCCTCTCCAGATCGTGCGTTACAACATGTTTCCGGCCGCCCCGATTAACGGTGCAATTTTGCCCGGCATCAGTACCGGAGAAATTCAGGCGATCATGGAACAAGAAGCGGAAGGAATGCCACGGCAATTCTCCGTCGATTGGACGGAATTGAGCTATCTGCAGAAGCTTTCGGGCACCGTGCGAGAATTTCGCGATCTGCAAAACAACCCGTACAGTGCCTTCGTGCTCGGAACGCTCTTGGTATTCTTCGTCCTGGCAGGTTTGTACGAAAGTTGGTCGCTGCCAATGGCGGTGATTCTCATCGTACCCATGGTGCTTTTGAGCGCCTTGTTCGGCGTGATCCTTGCCAAGATGGATCTCAACATCTTCGTGCAAGTTGGATTCGTGGTGCTGGCGGGACTGGCGGCGAAAAATGCGATCCTCATCGTTGAGTTCGCCCGAGACAGACAATTGCAAGGTGTGCCGGCCTTCGATGCGGCCGTGGAGGCCGCGACAGTCCGATTGCGTCCGATTCTGATGACATCATTCGCGTTCACACTCGGTGTGTTTCCCCTGGTAATATCCCACGGGGCCGGTGCGGAAATGCGGCGAACGCTCGGAACGGCTGTTTTCTCTGGAATGATCGGGGTAACTTTCTTCGGGATCTTTCTGACGCCGGTATTCTTTTATGTGATTAG